In Pseudemcibacter aquimaris, the sequence ATGAAACAATTTTTCAAAACGACTATTTGTGCGATTGGTATTTTCAGCATTTATATGTCGGCACCATCATTCGCAGCGAAAACGGAAACATATAATCAGCTAAATTTATTTGCTGATGTGTTTGAACGTATCCGCGCCAATTATGTGAAAGATGTTGATGATGAAGAATTAATCGAAGCCGCCATTAACGGCATGCTGACATCACTTGACCCACATTCCACATACCTAAATCCGAAAAGATACGAAGGCATGCGCGTTCAAACCAGCGGTGAATTTGGCGGCCTTGGTATCGAGGTAACAATGGACCGTGGTGTAATCCTTGTGGTTTCACCAATGGATGATACCCCCGCGTTCCGTGCTGGCATCAAAGCAGGCGATTACATTACCCGCATTGACGGTGAACAAATCAATGGTCTGACGCTTAACGAAGCCGTTGAAAAAATGCGTGGTAAGGTTGGTACAGACATTGATGTGACAATTGTCCGTAAGGGCGAAAGCGACGTCATTGAAATTACCCTAACCCGCGCAATTATCGAGGTACAATCCGTTCGTCACCGCATTGAAGACGAAGTTGGTTACATCCGCGTATCATCATTCACAGAAAAAACAGGACCCGGCCTTCGTGAAGCGATTACAGAAATTAAAGAAGAACTAGGCGACAATATGCAGGGTATTGTTCTTGATCTTCGTAATAATCCGGGTGGTCTTCTTGATCAGGCGGTTGCAGTTTCAAGCGCATTTCTTGACCGCGGCGAGATCGTATCAACACGCACAAGAAATGACCGCAATATTCAACGTTATAATTCACAGCGCGGTGACAGCATTGATGGTAAATCACTTGTTGTATTGATTAATGGTGGTTCTGCATCCGCATCTGAAATTGTTGCAGGCGCACTTCAAGACCATGAACGTGCCGTGGTTGTTGGAACACAGTCATTCGGTAAAGGTTCCGTTCAAACAGTAATGCCGCTTTCAACCAATGGCGCCATGAGCCTGACGACCGCTTATTACTTTACGCCATCTGGTAATTCCATTCAAAACGAAGGAATCACACCAGATGTTGTTGTGGAACAGCTTCGTCTTGATGACACGGAAGAAGTTAGAACAAGACGCAGTGAAGCAAGCCTACGCGGAAGCCTTGCCAACCCAAATGCAGATGATGAAGAAGAAGGCGATGAGGAAGAAATTGATCTAAACCTTGGTTCCGAAGAAGGTGAAGAGGCAGATTCCGAAGAAGAAAGTGAAGAGGAAGAAGAGCAACGCTTAACCACAGCACAGGATGACTATCAGCTTAATTTTGCGCTGAATCTTATTCGTGGTATGTCTATCGCCAGAAGTAATTAACAATAAAGAAGCAATGAAAAAGCATCGCCAGCACGGGGAAGTGTAATATATGGCAAATGAACCGGAACTAAAGAGTTCAACAAAACGTAGAGCTCTAAGCCCTCTAATGGTGGCTTGGGGCATTGTTTTGATATCACTTGGCCTAGCAGTTGGCTGGGTGATATTATCTGAACCGCCGGAAACTGTTTCTGATACTCCTACTACTTCAAGCGTGGCTACGGATGAACCTTCATCCGATCCGGCGATTACCGATGAACCACCAGCTATGAGCGAGCCTGCATCAACGCCAGTTACAGAAACGCCCGCAAATAATCCAATGCTTGCCACACAATCCCCATTACCGCCCGTGCCAAATCAAAATTTATTGGTTGCAGGTGATAATGGTTTAAAGCCGGCCCTTGGACCGGATGGTCTTGTGGTATGGAAAGAATATGCAAGACCATTTGAAGGGGCAGAAGAACGTCCGCGCATTGCAATCCTTGTGACGGATGTGGGTTTAAACAGCAAAAGCAGCCAAGCCGCCATTGATAATTTACCGGGTCAAGTAGATCTTGCCTTTTCCCCGTACGGCAGAAACCTTCAAGACTGGATGGATAAATCAAGAAACCGCGGTCATGAAGGATTTTTAATGATCCCTACCGAGCCACTAAATTACCCGGATAGCGATCCTGGTCCCCATACACTTGTTGCGGATATGAGCGAACGTGAAAATATGTCGCGCCTTGACTGGATATTGTCACAAGTCACTGGTTACGTGGGTGTCGTTAATCATATGGGGTCAAAATTCACCGCATCAGAAGAAGACATGACGCCGGTTATCACAGACCTTGCATCAAGAGGTTTAATGCTTGTTGATGCCAGATCCACCAGATTTAGCATGGCAGCTCGTCTTGCGAGACGTACCGGCATGCCGCGCGCCATGAATGATCGGTATATTGATAACAATCTTACCCCATCAAACATTCAAAACGAACTCGCTGAACTTGAAAAAACAGCCAACACGTTTGGTGCCGCACTTGGCATGGCACGCGCATTACCAATTACAATTAATGAAATTGCCGAATGGTCAAAAACTTTGGAACAAAAAGGCATCGACCTTGTTCCGGTAACGGCCATCGCCAACAGACAACCGATAAAGTAAATATGGAAAAGAACCTACCTTACCGCCCTTGCGCGGGCATAATGTTACTGAATGCAGATAATAAAGTTTTTGTTGCAAAGCGCATCGACACCAAAGTCGAAGCCTGGCAAATGCCGCAAGGCGGAATCGATGAAGGGGAAGATACGCGTGAAGCCGCCCTTCGTGAACTTGAAGAAGAAACAGGCATCAACAACGTCACCATCATTGATGAATATGATGGCTGGCTTACCTATGACCTTCCGGATGAACTTTATGGCAAAGTTTGGAAAGGTAGGTACGGCGGCCAATCCATGAAATGGTATGTGATGCGCTTTAACGGTCAGGATAGTGATATTAATATTGAAACTGCCCATCCCGAATTTGCAGAATGGAAATGGTCTGATATGAGAGATCTTCCGGATATGATTGTTCCTTTTAAGCGCGATATATATCAAAAACTAGCTGATAAATTTGCACATTTGGCGGGGTAAATTATGCTTGATGAAGATAACAAAATATTGTCGCCCAAAGACGTTCTTATAAAAGCCTATAGCAATTTAAAAGATAATCTTAAGTCATATTGCATACTTTCTTATGTTGTTATGTTGCCGCTATCCCTATTGCAATTCATTGCACCATTAAGAATTAATCCTGAGACCACTTCTTTCACAGAGGTTTTATTACCATTACTGCTCACATTGGCGTTTCTAGTGATTTTCAGCATTTTATTATATCGGCAATTCCTAATGGGTAAGGATAGTGTTTTTAAATTACCCTTTGCTTCATTTGCCGAAAAGTTCATAAAATCATTTGCTTATACCATCGCATTGTCGCTCGTATTAATTCTTGCGCTATTAAGTGTCGGGCTGTTATTTGGGCTTATACTGGTTATTGTCAACGCGGCAGCGGGTGAAAACGCAACCGATAACATCGTCATATCAACCGTCATATGGATGCTGATGTCATTGTTCATGGCGCTTGTTATATTCAGAACGATACCGACGTTTGCGAACCTCGCTGTAAGTAATACGCTTCTTCCGATGAAAAGCTCTTATTATTATACGCGGCAAAACAACAAAAATCTGATTTTAATAGCCATTGGCTGTTATGCACCTATGGCCATGATTTCGGCATTGTTGTTTTATATAATCTATTCATTGGGACTTGAATCGGATGTTAGCACAATGGTTATTTCGTATATCTTGATGCCAATTAGCCTTGCACCATTTGCCCTACAGGTATCAGCAGGATCGGTTTTATTTGCTGAACTAGTCCCGGATGAGTATAAAAGTTAAACGGATTGCCAATAGAATATGAAATTTGATTGTAACCCACTTTGTATCAATACCAGTTTAAAGGACGCCTATAAGTGTCTTTGGCATTACAAGTGGAATCACATCATGATTTCTTACCTTGCATTTTTACCGTTCACTATCATCGGCCTTGCCGGACTTTTTGATCCTTTCTTTTTACCAAGGCCATCAACAGAAATGGTGCCAGACGGATATAATCTTTCATTCATTCTATATATCCTGACGACTTATCTTTGGGCGATCCCCTGTATGATATTATGGCAACGTTTATATTTAATTGGGCCTAGCGGGCTTATAAGAAAGAAAATATGGCCGATTTTAACACGCAGTTTTGTGCTTATTACCAAAGTACTGTTTCTAATCGGTCTTGCGTCAATGGTAACCATTGGCCTGATCACCGCACTATTATACGTTATTAATTCCTCAGGTCTTGGTGAATCGCTTTCTGACTTTTTTATCTTAAGCGAGAATGAAATTTTCCGTTATCTGGTGATTGCTGTGATAACCGGTTTTGTCACCTATCTTGTGTTTCTAAGATTTAGTCTTGCTATGTGTGCGAGAACCATCGGAAAACGCATCGGACTGCTGACGTCATGGCGTCTTACGCAAAAGAACACCACACGCATGTTCATCAGTTTTTTAAGCATCATTCTGCCGATCATACTATTCACGTTGGCGTTTTTGTTAATCTATCAAGGACTGTTTGGATTAAATTTATTTTATTCCGGCGAAATGTTAAGCACATTTTCCTATATCCATATCTTTGTGTTAGCTCCTGTCATAACGTTACCGCTTTCTGCACTCTGCTCGCAGTGCGCATCATTCTATCGTCATTGTGGCGGTGAAGATTGCCCACAAGGTCTTTAACAGAATTAAACACTCCACAATAAAAAACCCCGCCGGAATATCCTGACGGGGTTTTAAATTCAAAATTCTATTTAAAGAACTACGCGGCTTCACGCTCCAGAACTTCTAAGATTGACTGAACCTGATCGCGAGCTTTTTCAGCACGAGCACGGGTCTCATCATCTTTTGCATCCTGAACATCTTCGTTTAGGTCTTTAAGCTCTGCTTCATAGGCTGCTTTATCAACATCGCCTAATGGCTTTGCAAGCTCGGCAAGAATTGTAAGACCTTCTGCGTTAACTTCGGCGAAGCCACCCGCAACAAGAAGTTTTTCAGCGGCACCACCGTCGTGTACTTCAATCACACCAGTACGGAGTGTTGAAACAACTGGCGCATGCGCAGGAAGGACACCGAAGTCCCCTTCCGTACCTGGAACAACAACCATATCCACATCTGCGGATTTAAGAAGTTTTTCCGGTGATACTAGTTCAAAATGAAGTTTATCGGCCATAACCGTAAATTCCTTATTTTATTAGGCAGCTTCAGCAGCCATTTTCTTCGCTTTTTCCACAACTTCGTCAATGCCACCAACCATTAGGAAGGCTGCTTCTGGAAGATCGTCGTAATCACCGTTAATGATTTCACGGAAAGAACGAATTGTGTCTTCTAGCTCAACGAATTTACCAGGCATGTTGGTGAATACTTCCGCAACATGGAATGGCTGTGACATAAAGCGCTCAACTTTACGAGCACGTGATACAACAAGCTTATCTTCTTCAGAAAGTTCGTCCATACCAAGAATAGCAATGATGTCCTGAAGTGATTTATACTTCTGTAGAATTTCCTGTACTTCACGAGCAACATTGTAGTGCTCTTCACCAACAACGTCGGCTGTAAGAATACGTGATGTTGAATCAAGTGGATCCACCGCAGGGTAAATACCTTTTTCAGAGATTGCACGGTTAAGAACGGTTGTCGCGTCCAAGTGAGCAAACGATGTAGCAGGCGCAGGGTCGGTAAGGTCGTCAGCAGGCACGTAAATGGCTTGCACAGATGTAATCGAACCTTTGTTTGTTGATGTAATACGTTCCTGAAGAGTACCCATGTCTGTCGCAAGAGTAGGTTGGTAACCCACCGCAGAAGGAATACGTCCAAGAAGCGCGGACACCTCAGCACCAGCCTGTGTAAAGCGGAAGATGTTGTCCACGAAGAACAGCACGTCCTGGTTTTCAACGTCACGGAAATATTCCGCAACAGTAAGACCAGTAAGAGCCACACGAGCACGCGCACCAGGAGGCTCATTCATCTGACCGTATACAAGTGCCACTTTTGATTCTTCGCCTTCAAGGTCGATAACGTTACTTTCGATCATTTCGTGGTAAAGATCATTACCCTCACGAGTACGCTCACCCACACCAGCGAATACAGAGTAACCACCGTGACCTTTAGCAATGTTGTTAATCAGTTCCATGATCAAAACGGTTTTACCAACACCGGCACCACCGAATAGACCAATTTTACCACCCTTCGCATATGGTGCGAGAAGGTCAACAACTTTAATACCTGTTACAAGGATTTCAGCTTCTGTTGACTGGTCAGCAAATTCTGGTGCGTCCGCGTGAATTGGAGCAACTTCTGTGTTACCGATCGGACCACGCTCGTCAATTGGCTCACCCACAACGTTCATGATGCGGCCTAGTGTTTTTGCACCAACAGGTACAGAAATTTGTGCGCCAGTGTCAGAAACTTCCATACCGCGAACAAGACCGTCTGTGCTGTCCATCGCAATTGTACGTACAGTATTTTCACCTAGATGCTGAGCTACCTCAAGAACCAGGCGGTTACCGTTGTTGTCAACTTCAAGAGCAGATAGAATAGCTGGTAGATCGCCGTCAAACTTAACGTCGACAACGGCACCAATTACCTGTGCTACTTGACCTTTATTTTCTTTAGTCATTTTATTTAAAACTCCCGGGGCACTTTTGCCCGCTTCAATGTTTTATTAAAGCGCTTCCGCGCCCGAAATAATTTCAATCAATTCGTTTGTAATAACAGCCTGACGTGTACGGTTATAAGTCGTACGCAGACTATCGATCATTTCACCAGCATTACGGGTCGCGTTATCCATCGCTGTCATACGTGAACCCTGCTCACTGGCTGCGTTTTCAAGCAACGCACGGAAAAGCTGAACACCAACGTTACGTGGTAGCAGATCTTCCAAAATTTCATTTTCATCTGGTTCATACTCGTAACAAGCGCCACCAAGGTCAGTTGCGCCATCTTCTGGAACAGAAGCTGGAATAAGCTGAAGTGGTGTTACTTCCTGAGTTAGAACGTTAATGAATTTAGCGAAGAAAAGCGTACATACGTCGAAATCACCTGCGTCATACATTTCAATGAAGCGCTCTGCAATTGGCGCTGCATCGGAAAATGCATAATTTCTAACATGACTCATGTCGAAATGCTGAATGATTTTATCGGAATATTCACGCTTAAGTACCGCTGCACCTTTTTTACCGATTGTAATGATGCTGACATCTTTACCTTCGGCAACAAGTGCATCGATCTTTGCTTTCGCTGCTTTCACGATGTTTGTATTAAAGCCGCCACACAGACCACGTTCGGAAGTCGCAACCACAACAAGTTGCTTTTGATCGCTACCTGTACCTGCAAGAAGTCGAGGACCACCAGTTTGGCCCTTCATGCTTGATGCAAGTGAGGATAGGACCTTTTCCATACGCTCTGCGTAAGGACGCGCCGCTTCCGCCGCGTCCTGCGCTTTTCTAAGCTTTGAAGCAGAAACCATTTGCATCGCTTTGGTAA encodes:
- a CDS encoding S41 family peptidase; the encoded protein is MKQFFKTTICAIGIFSIYMSAPSFAAKTETYNQLNLFADVFERIRANYVKDVDDEELIEAAINGMLTSLDPHSTYLNPKRYEGMRVQTSGEFGGLGIEVTMDRGVILVVSPMDDTPAFRAGIKAGDYITRIDGEQINGLTLNEAVEKMRGKVGTDIDVTIVRKGESDVIEITLTRAIIEVQSVRHRIEDEVGYIRVSSFTEKTGPGLREAITEIKEELGDNMQGIVLDLRNNPGGLLDQAVAVSSAFLDRGEIVSTRTRNDRNIQRYNSQRGDSIDGKSLVVLINGGSASASEIVAGALQDHERAVVVGTQSFGKGSVQTVMPLSTNGAMSLTTAYYFTPSGNSIQNEGITPDVVVEQLRLDDTEEVRTRRSEASLRGSLANPNADDEEEGDEEEIDLNLGSEEGEEADSEEESEEEEEQRLTTAQDDYQLNFALNLIRGMSIARSN
- a CDS encoding divergent polysaccharide deacetylase family protein, coding for MANEPELKSSTKRRALSPLMVAWGIVLISLGLAVGWVILSEPPETVSDTPTTSSVATDEPSSDPAITDEPPAMSEPASTPVTETPANNPMLATQSPLPPVPNQNLLVAGDNGLKPALGPDGLVVWKEYARPFEGAEERPRIAILVTDVGLNSKSSQAAIDNLPGQVDLAFSPYGRNLQDWMDKSRNRGHEGFLMIPTEPLNYPDSDPGPHTLVADMSERENMSRLDWILSQVTGYVGVVNHMGSKFTASEEDMTPVITDLASRGLMLVDARSTRFSMAARLARRTGMPRAMNDRYIDNNLTPSNIQNELAELEKTANTFGAALGMARALPITINEIAEWSKTLEQKGIDLVPVTAIANRQPIK
- a CDS encoding RNA pyrophosphohydrolase, translated to MEKNLPYRPCAGIMLLNADNKVFVAKRIDTKVEAWQMPQGGIDEGEDTREAALRELEEETGINNVTIIDEYDGWLTYDLPDELYGKVWKGRYGGQSMKWYVMRFNGQDSDINIETAHPEFAEWKWSDMRDLPDMIVPFKRDIYQKLADKFAHLAG
- a CDS encoding F0F1 ATP synthase subunit epsilon, which translates into the protein MADKLHFELVSPEKLLKSADVDMVVVPGTEGDFGVLPAHAPVVSTLRTGVIEVHDGGAAEKLLVAGGFAEVNAEGLTILAELAKPLGDVDKAAYEAELKDLNEDVQDAKDDETRARAEKARDQVQSILEVLEREAA
- the atpD gene encoding F0F1 ATP synthase subunit beta, with the protein product MTKENKGQVAQVIGAVVDVKFDGDLPAILSALEVDNNGNRLVLEVAQHLGENTVRTIAMDSTDGLVRGMEVSDTGAQISVPVGAKTLGRIMNVVGEPIDERGPIGNTEVAPIHADAPEFADQSTEAEILVTGIKVVDLLAPYAKGGKIGLFGGAGVGKTVLIMELINNIAKGHGGYSVFAGVGERTREGNDLYHEMIESNVIDLEGEESKVALVYGQMNEPPGARARVALTGLTVAEYFRDVENQDVLFFVDNIFRFTQAGAEVSALLGRIPSAVGYQPTLATDMGTLQERITSTNKGSITSVQAIYVPADDLTDPAPATSFAHLDATTVLNRAISEKGIYPAVDPLDSTSRILTADVVGEEHYNVAREVQEILQKYKSLQDIIAILGMDELSEEDKLVVSRARKVERFMSQPFHVAEVFTNMPGKFVELEDTIRSFREIINGDYDDLPEAAFLMVGGIDEVVEKAKKMAAEAA
- a CDS encoding F0F1 ATP synthase subunit gamma; this translates as MANLKDLRNRIASVESTQKITKAMQMVSASKLRKAQDAAEAARPYAERMEKVLSSLASSMKGQTGGPRLLAGTGSDQKQLVVVATSERGLCGGFNTNIVKAAKAKIDALVAEGKDVSIITIGKKGAAVLKREYSDKIIQHFDMSHVRNYAFSDAAPIAERFIEMYDAGDFDVCTLFFAKFINVLTQEVTPLQLIPASVPEDGATDLGGACYEYEPDENEILEDLLPRNVGVQLFRALLENAASEQGSRMTAMDNATRNAGEMIDSLRTTYNRTRQAVITNELIEIISGAEAL